GGGCGAAAACCGGACAAAGCACGGATCCCCGTCGCCCGCATGGCTGTTGGGCGAGGCGATGACCAGGCTGCCGGCGGCGAAGTCCGGCTCCATCGAGTCACCGTAGACGTAGAAGGCAAACGCGTTGGCGTCGGAGACGTCCGGCACCGTGATGTACTGGTCGGCCACGCCGATCGGGTAATCCAGGTCGGTGAACTCCTGCGGGTAGCCGGCGGCGACCTTGTTGATGATCGGGATCAGGTGCGAGGCCTGCTTACGCCGCGGCCGTTGGCCGCCGTCCCGCAGAAACTCCCTTTCCCCCTCCGAGGTCTCGGCGTCCAGCAGCCGCTTGAGATACCGCACCGCCACCGGGTCTGTCCGCTCCAATTCGGCTTGGACGTGAAAGCCCAGCGCCTCCTCGTCGGTCAGTTCGAGCACCTCAGCGATATTCCGCCGCTGAGGTTCCGGCGGCGGTTTCTGGCCCGCTTCGAGCTTGCTGATGTAGCTGATGGTCACCGACAGGCTCCGGGCCAACTCGGTCCGCGTCAGGCCCGCCCGCTGGCGAAACCGCTGAAGCAACGTGGCCCATCTTGTACCATTCCAACGGTCCATCGCCAGTTCCTCAAATGGATGTCGATCCGCTACTCTAGTTTGTACCGGATTTGACTTGACTAGTCAAGTCAAATCCGGTAGATTACTGTCAACCGGACGGGCCGGCCTCGGCCCCGAGCTCCGCCAGACGCGCGTGAGCCTCCCCGGCAACATGTAAATCCAACAAGACAAATCACTTATGGGAGCGCGAGGCATGGTGAACTCTCAGGACAAACCGATCTGCCCCAAGTGCGGGGCCAGGAGCTTGTCGGTGGAACCGGCACGGGACAACACGATGGATCTGGTCTGTTTGAATCTGGACTGCGACTACGCGGAGAACGTCGTCCGCTACGCCGCCCCGGATGCCGGACCGCCTTTCGAGCACCGGCTTAAGTGCCTCGACGAGAAGCAGTTGGCGCAGATGGCCCGGAATCTGCGGCGGTCCGTCTCGACGCTGTCCGATCAGGCCCGGCGCACGGCGCAGCGGCAACTCGCCCTCGTCCAGACCGAACTCGAGAATCGCCGCCCCAGACCGGCCAAATCGCTCGGCGCCGTTCCGCCGCAGTTCGCCACGCCCGAGGCCAAGGCCCGGCGGATCGCGCGTATTCGCGATTACCATCGTCAGCGGCGATCCGAGGGCAGCCGAGGGCCGGACGAGGCGGTGGCCGACCGCCTGACCGACCTGGCCCGGAATCTCCGGCAGGACGCAGCGAGGCACGAACAGGCGGCCAGGGACTACGCCCAGATGCCCGAGATGGTCACGCTGCACGTGGACCACATGGCCCGGGCATTCGAGCTCAAACGCGTGCTGGACCTGCTTGGCCCGTGCCTTCACTCCGCCGAAAAAGAACCGTGAGCAAGGTCCGTCGGACCTTGCACCATCCGATGCGGTCCTTTCGTCAACAGCGGGCGGCGCGGCCGTTTACATCCGTCGCCGCATCTGAATTTGCTTGAAATCGTTTGATCGTTAAGCTAAAAGGTTGTGTCTTTTGCCATCGGTAGAAACGGAAACACTGGAATCGCCGTGAAATTCGTTCTGATCGACAAGTTGGTGCGCATCGAACCGGGGCGTTCGGCCCGTGCGGTGAAGAACCTGAGCCTGGCTGAGGAGTATCTGGCCGACCACTTTCCGAGTTTCCCGGTTCTGCCCGGGGTCTTGATGCTCGAAGCGATGGTTCAGACCGCAGCCTGGGTGATCCGCACGGCTGAGGATTTCGCCCACAGCGTGATCGTCCTGCGCGAGGCCAGGAACGTGACCTACGGCAATTTCGTCGCTCCGGGAAACCGCATGGAGGTGGAGGTCGAAACGGTCAAGCTTGCGCCCGAGACCGCCGCCTTCAAAGCCCAGTGCACGATGGACGGGGGCAATGTGGCGCGGGCCCGGCTGGAGTTGGCCCGGTACAACCTGGCCGACCGCAACGCCGCCTGGGCGGATCAGGACCGGATCCTGGTCGAGCATTGGCGGGCCCAGTTGCGCCTTCTGGGGGGTCTCGAGGCCCTGACCGCCGAGAATCCCGCGAACTGAATCTGCCGGGATAAATGGTTGAACTATTCCATACGATCTGGATAATAGGCGTGAATACATTCAGTGGAGGTTTGTAATATGGCCCTTGATCGCGACGAGATTTTTACGAAGGTCCAGGAGACTCTGGTGGACGCGCTGGGCGTCGACGAGGATGAAGTCTCACAGGACTCCACCCTTACCGGAGACCTCGGGGCCGAGAGCATAGATTTCCTTGATATCGTCTTCCGTCTGGAAAAGGCCTTCGGCATCCAGATTCCCCGGGGCGAGTTGTTCCCGGATAACATCCTGAACAACCCCGAGTTCGTGGCCGACGGCAAGGTGACCGACAAGGGTCTGGCCGAACTGAAGGCTCGGATGCCCCATGCGGACTTTGCCGACTTCGAGCAGGACCCGGACGTCAACCGCATGCCCGACCTGTTCACGGTCAAGACCATCGTCAACTACGTCGAGAGCAAGGTCAAATAGCACAGACATTACCTTTTGTCACAATAAATAAAAAATACTGCTGACAGTTGATGCTATTCGAGAACGAGTCGGTCGCGCCGTTGCGGCGGGCCGACTCGGCTTGTTTTGGGCCTGCCGAACCGCCGGATCCCTCCCGGGATGACCGGATGGTATTTTGGGAAGATTTGCACCATCGGCTGGAAGTCCGCGGGGGGCCTTGTTAGAATACCAAGTCTTGGCTTGTCCGGCCGCGGCCGGATGCGGCGTAACCTTCTTGCGTTTTTGGGATTGGCGAGCGAATGCGTTGGCTGTGGATCGATCGTTTTGAGAAGCTGGTCAGCGGCGTGGAGGCCTGCGCGATCAAGAACGTCAGCCTGGCCGAAGAGCACCTGCACGACCACTTTCCCGGCTATCCGGTGATGCCGACGAGCCTCATCATCGAGGGCATGGCCCAGACCGCGGGCATTCTGGTCGGCGAGGCCCGAGGTTTTCGCGAGAAGGTGATCCTGGCCAAGATTTCGCGGGCGACGTTTCACGCGGACGTCCTGCCGGGCGATCAGCTTCGCCACGTGGCCAAGGTGGTCTCGCTGGATGATGCGTTCGGCCGCACCGAGGGCAAGGTGTACCGGCTGACCGGCACGGACCCGTTCGGGCAGGTCGTCGCGGAAATCGACATCATCTTCAGCCACATTGACCAAAATCTCTCGGGACGGAAATTTCCCGAGGAGAATTTCGTATTCACCGACCAGTTTCGACAACTGATCCGGTCACTGGACGGCGGCGCGCCCGCCGCCCCATCGGCCGGAGACTCTCAAGCGGCACAATGAGGATATAGGATGGCTGAACGACGGGTTGTGATCACCGGACTCGGTCCTGTCAGCCCCATCGGGGTGGGCAAGGACCAGTTTCTCGCCTCGCTGCGGTCCGGCCGGGTCGCGGTGGACGGGATTCGGGCCTTTGACGCAGCCGAGTTTCCCTGCCGGATCGCCGGCGAAATCGCGGAGTTCAGTTGCAAGGACTACGTTCCCAAATCCTATCGCAAGAGCATCAAGGTCATGGCCCGCGACATCGAGCTGGCGGTGGTGGCCGCCGACTGCGCGGTCCGCGACAGCGGCTTGAAGACCAAGGGCGTCAGCGACGGCGAGATCACCGTCGACTCCACGCGGCTTGGGGTCAACATCGGGGCGGGTCTGATCTGCCCGGACCTCAACGAGCTGACCTTCGCCCTGGCCTCGGCCTCCAACGACGGGCAGTTCTCGCTGGAGGCGTGGGGACGCGAAGGCATGAACAACCTGACGCCGCTGTGGCTTCTGAAGTATCTGCCCAACATGCTGGCCTGTCACGTCTCGATCATCCACGACGCGCAGGCGCCCAGCAATACGATCACCTGCGCCGAGGCGTCCAGCCAACTCGCCATCGGCG
This genomic window from Phycisphaerae bacterium contains:
- a CDS encoding helix-turn-helix domain-containing protein, with product MDRWNGTRWATLLQRFRQRAGLTRTELARSLSVTISYISKLEAGQKPPPEPQRRNIAEVLELTDEEALGFHVQAELERTDPVAVRYLKRLLDAETSEGEREFLRDGGQRPRRKQASHLIPIINKVAAGYPQEFTDLDYPIGVADQYITVPDVSDANAFAFYVYGDSMEPDFAAGSLVIASPNSHAGDGDPCFVRFSPLSRVSGCTFKRVYFESDGRVRLVPINRKYPEQTYRPGEIDGLWPVVRYYTRVARRVVGA
- a CDS encoding beta-hydroxyacyl-ACP dehydratase, which encodes MKFVLIDKLVRIEPGRSARAVKNLSLAEEYLADHFPSFPVLPGVLMLEAMVQTAAWVIRTAEDFAHSVIVLREARNVTYGNFVAPGNRMEVEVETVKLAPETAAFKAQCTMDGGNVARARLELARYNLADRNAAWADQDRILVEHWRAQLRLLGGLEALTAENPAN
- a CDS encoding acyl carrier protein; the encoded protein is MALDRDEIFTKVQETLVDALGVDEDEVSQDSTLTGDLGAESIDFLDIVFRLEKAFGIQIPRGELFPDNILNNPEFVADGKVTDKGLAELKARMPHADFADFEQDPDVNRMPDLFTVKTIVNYVESKVK
- a CDS encoding beta-hydroxyacyl-ACP dehydratase, with product MRWLWIDRFEKLVSGVEACAIKNVSLAEEHLHDHFPGYPVMPTSLIIEGMAQTAGILVGEARGFREKVILAKISRATFHADVLPGDQLRHVAKVVSLDDAFGRTEGKVYRLTGTDPFGQVVAEIDIIFSHIDQNLSGRKFPEENFVFTDQFRQLIRSLDGGAPAAPSAGDSQAAQ